A single Thermoanaerobaculia bacterium DNA region contains:
- a CDS encoding nucleotidyl transferase AbiEii/AbiGii toxin family protein gives MSHILRLLARVAVDLDQIGDPWALVGGLAVGARARPRFTQDIDLAVAVDSDHSAERVVAALRKRDYELDTLLEQEQRGRIGTVRMLPPGAATNSLLVDLLFAACGVEVEIAAAAERMRLARDLDLPVARTGHLVAMKLLSHDQQRRPADLDDLRVLVEACDARELERARTAVRAIVERGFHRGRDLEGDLDAWIQRRTAAP, from the coding sequence GTGAGCCATATCCTCCGTCTGCTCGCCCGGGTCGCCGTCGATCTCGATCAGATCGGAGATCCGTGGGCCCTGGTGGGCGGCCTCGCTGTCGGTGCTCGCGCCCGACCCCGATTCACCCAGGACATCGACTTGGCCGTCGCGGTCGACTCCGATCACAGTGCGGAGCGGGTCGTTGCAGCGCTGCGAAAGCGCGACTACGAGCTCGATACCCTCCTGGAACAGGAGCAGAGGGGCAGAATTGGCACCGTCCGAATGCTCCCCCCGGGTGCGGCGACGAACTCTCTCCTCGTCGACCTCCTGTTCGCGGCCTGCGGAGTCGAGGTCGAGATTGCAGCGGCCGCTGAACGCATGCGGCTGGCGCGCGACCTCGATCTACCGGTCGCGCGGACAGGACACCTGGTCGCGATGAAGCTCCTTTCGCATGATCAGCAGCGTCGTCCGGCTGATTTGGACGACCTCCGCGTCCTCGTGGAGGCTTGCGACGCCCGGGAGCTCGAAAGGGCGCGCACCGCCGTGCGAGCGATCGTCGAGCGCGGATTCCACCGTGGCCGGGATCTAGAGGGCGACCTAGACGCCTGGATCCAGCGCCGGACCGCGGCACCCTGA
- a CDS encoding helix-turn-helix transcriptional regulator gives MRKIYLTKRPDEPGADGRGALAALDAAEQSAATAIAASVPRSLELADWIYSAGLEARGWHEVTRVLASALGARRCWLLATETGRSRIVAASDLPVPGGGYGITAGGVGGAGSPGSAGGAGSGAPATSEWAGDPPGDAAVDLGGDEGLRLVFERAPFGPEERDFVRMLGRHIVRSRVLARALARAEARGHLASAALDRMAMGVVILDGEGRVAHLNPAARRRLGSECGVTLLVDRLEFADPELEKRLRVLRERQHETGTEPRRLASELLRAPRNAERPPLDILAVSLDGLDLAQGGAAMALFLSDADHASETPASVLQRLYGLTAAESRVAGEVLRGSGIDEAATHLGLKRETVRTHLKHVFAKVGTTRQADLVRLLLTGAAGVRWE, from the coding sequence ATGCGAAAGATCTATCTGACGAAGCGACCAGACGAGCCGGGTGCGGACGGGCGGGGAGCGCTGGCGGCGCTCGACGCGGCGGAGCAGTCGGCCGCGACGGCAATCGCGGCCTCGGTGCCGCGCTCGCTCGAGCTCGCCGACTGGATCTACTCCGCCGGCCTCGAAGCCCGCGGCTGGCACGAAGTGACGCGCGTCCTGGCCTCGGCGTTGGGCGCCAGGCGCTGCTGGCTGCTCGCCACCGAGACCGGCCGTTCGCGGATCGTCGCAGCGAGCGACCTCCCGGTTCCGGGAGGGGGCTACGGAATAACGGCTGGGGGGGTTGGCGGGGCTGGTTCGCCTGGCTCGGCCGGCGGAGCTGGCTCGGGAGCCCCTGCGACCTCCGAATGGGCCGGCGATCCACCGGGCGACGCCGCAGTGGATCTCGGCGGCGACGAAGGGTTGCGGCTGGTCTTCGAACGCGCTCCGTTCGGTCCCGAAGAGCGCGACTTCGTGCGCATGCTCGGACGGCACATCGTGCGTTCGCGGGTTCTCGCCCGGGCGCTGGCGCGGGCCGAAGCGCGCGGCCACCTCGCCTCCGCAGCGCTCGACCGGATGGCGATGGGCGTGGTGATCCTCGACGGCGAAGGCCGCGTCGCGCATCTCAATCCGGCGGCGCGCCGCCGGCTCGGGTCGGAGTGCGGCGTCACGTTGCTCGTCGACCGCCTGGAGTTCGCCGACCCGGAGCTCGAGAAGCGGCTGCGCGTGCTGCGCGAGCGCCAGCACGAGACCGGGACCGAACCCCGCCGCCTCGCCTCGGAGCTCCTGCGCGCCCCGCGCAACGCCGAGCGCCCGCCGCTCGACATTCTCGCCGTGTCGCTCGACGGCCTCGACCTCGCCCAGGGCGGCGCCGCGATGGCGCTCTTCCTCTCCGACGCCGACCACGCCTCGGAGACCCCGGCCTCGGTCCTCCAGCGGCTCTACGGCCTCACCGCTGCCGAATCGCGAGTCGCCGGCGAAGTCCTCCGCGGCAGCGGCATCGACGAAGCCGCGACTCACCTCGGCCTCAAACGCGAAACCGTCCGCACCCACCTCAAACACGTCTTCGCCAAAGTCGGCACCACCCGCCAGGCCGACCTCGTCCGCCTCCTCCTCACCGGAGCGGCGGGGGTGCGGTGGGAGTAA